The following are encoded together in the Vigna unguiculata cultivar IT97K-499-35 chromosome 2, ASM411807v1, whole genome shotgun sequence genome:
- the LOC114174138 gene encoding probable calcium-binding protein CML30, translating to MYYFPCTDISNMENKHGNTTLFLLFLCHGILTWNVRAKGLLSFLFFFKSVFSYVAQKWKTWMNSRVESSCEGVKQGLDYIERGLRVCKEDVVLVMEKLGMIVECECDGIGECAVEEIEELFDEDVTLSEVEAAFDVFDENKDGFIEARELQRVLCSLGLEKDLMECQKMINAVDKNGDELVDRTEFQRIMEQSFG from the coding sequence ATGTACTATTTCCCTTGTACAGACATCAGCAACATGGAGAACAAACATGGTAATACAACCTTATTTTTGCTCTTTCTATGTCATGGAATCTTAACGTGGAATGTTAGAGCAAAGGGTTTGTTGTCattcttgtttttcttcaagTCTGTGTTTAGCTACGTGGCTCAAAAATGGAAGACGTGGATGAATAGTAGAGTGGAGTCAAGTTGTGAAGGTGTGAAGCAGGGCTTGGACTACATTGAGAGAGGGCTTAGAGTGTGCAAAGAAGACGTGGTTTTGGTGATGGAAAAGTTAGGGATGATTGTTGAATGTGAATGTGATGGGATTGGGGAATGTGCTGTCGAAGAAATTGAGGAATTGTTTGACGAAGATGTCACCTTGTCGGAGGTAGAAGCAGCCTTTGACGTGTTTGACGAAAACAAAGATGGGTTTATAGAAGCGAGAGAGTTGCAGAGAGTGTTGTGCTCTCTGGGGTTAGAGAAAGATTTGATGGAGTGTCAGAAAATGATCAATGCAGTTGATAAAAATGGTGATGAACTCGTTGATAGAACTGAGTTTCAGAGAATTATGGAACAGAGTTTTGGGTGA